Below is a genomic region from bacterium.
CTATTCCGTTAGTATCTGCTATTGTGACAAAAAGTTGGGATTTAGATTATTCTATATATGGTTTTTATATAAGACCAAATCCTAAAAACCATGGTTTACAGAATCAAATAGAAGGTTACTTAATAAAAAAATCAAAAATTTATCTTATTGATGATGTCATTACAACTGGAAATTCTATTTTGAATGCAATAGATATACTAGAGAGATATGGGTACAAAGTTGATAAAGTTATTGTTATAATAGATAGATCAAAAGGCATTGCTAAACAAAAGTTAATCAATAAAAATATAAAATTAATGTCATTATATTTAGCAGAAGAATTCGTCGTATTGACAAATAAAAATTAAATGTTAATATAAAATACATGAAGACTAGTCCTAGAATTAGAATAAGTAATAAGGGAATTAGGGAAATTAAATTTGGTAAGATTAAGTATGTAATTAAGAAAAAGGAAAAAAATAAAAAGGAAAAATTTGATGAAATTTGGAATCAAATGAAGCATTTATTTAGGCCAATCAAATTAAATAAAAGACAAAAGAAAAGGAAAATGATTTATGAACAAAAAAATAAATAAAAAATGTTTCATTATAATTTTCAATTTATTTTGTTTAAATTTTATTTTTAGTTCAGATATGCCTAAAAATAATCTCTGGAGAAAAACTTATAAAGAATGTTTCATTCAATGTATTAAAG
It encodes:
- the pyrE gene encoding orotate phosphoribosyltransferase, which translates into the protein MEKFRKFALKRAIENNALIFKKTKLSSGRITNYYFNIKRISLHPQYINLIADQVLNILIEENCHCIGGLALGAIPLVSAIVTKSWDLDYSIYGFYIRPNPKNHGLQNQIEGYLIKKSKIYLIDDVITTGNSILNAIDILERYGYKVDKVIVIIDRSKGIAKQKLINKNIKLMSLYLAEEFVVLTNKN